From Candidatus Doudnabacteria bacterium, a single genomic window includes:
- a CDS encoding class F sortase, with amino-acid sequence MKRKSKSRLKRILIVIVSIVILGAGYLLLLPHLNKNKPVTLVPDALFGWKFPVTKFPTTGSGGQVAYSDIRDPGGIPSGLPVRLQIPVIGVDSLIEDALITSDGRMDVPAGSVNVAWFALGPHPGDTGSAVIGGHFGISNGVPWVFYNLDKLRVGDKIYILDDKNETLAFQVRAINSFDRDADATTVFTSTDGLAHLNLITCEGIWNQVNGMYPQRLVVFTDAIPSEGPISVNPTSTTPTTTPEATPSPTPASTPTPTPPATPSPTPVAIPATPSPLPETVPSLTTTSPTSGQTLVQSAKSLFATPVNAIITSTLVIGIGVMAVLIIW; translated from the coding sequence ATGAAAAGAAAATCCAAATCAAGATTAAAAAGAATATTGATCGTAATTGTTTCCATAGTAATATTGGGAGCCGGGTATTTGCTGTTGTTGCCTCACCTCAACAAGAATAAGCCGGTGACACTCGTACCCGATGCGCTTTTCGGCTGGAAATTCCCGGTAACGAAATTCCCGACAACCGGATCGGGCGGCCAGGTCGCTTATTCCGACATCCGCGATCCTGGAGGCATACCTTCAGGACTCCCGGTCCGCCTTCAGATCCCGGTTATAGGAGTGGACTCTTTAATTGAGGACGCACTCATCACTTCTGACGGGAGAATGGATGTGCCGGCCGGTTCTGTGAATGTTGCCTGGTTTGCCTTGGGTCCACACCCCGGCGATACGGGAAGCGCGGTCATCGGCGGACACTTCGGCATCAGCAACGGAGTGCCATGGGTTTTTTATAATTTGGACAAGCTGCGGGTCGGCGATAAAATATATATACTGGATGATAAAAATGAAACTCTTGCATTCCAGGTCCGCGCCATCAATTCATTTGACCGGGATGCGGATGCCACGACTGTTTTCACATCTACCGACGGCCTAGCGCACTTAAATCTTATTACCTGCGAAGGAATTTGGAATCAGGTTAACGGTATGTACCCCCAACGGCTTGTGGTATTCACTGATGCCATACCGTCAGAAGGCCCCATATCGGTTAATCCTACTTCAACCACGCCAACAACGACTCCGGAGGCCACACCTTCACCTACTCCCGCTTCCACACCGACACCGACTCCGCCAGCTACTCCTTCGCCAACCCCGGTTGCCATTCCGGCAACTCCTTCTCCGCTCCCGGAAACAGTACCTTCCCTCACCACAACTTCGCCAACCTCAGGCCAAACGCTTGTTCAGTCCGCAAAAAGTTTATTTGCAACACCGGTTAATGCAATAATTACATCCACTCTTGTCATTGGAATAGGTGTTATGGCCGTTCTGATTATCTGGTGA
- a CDS encoding ATP-grasp domain-containing protein, with the protein MNDLTHSWRKYVRNLDDVIEQLHLQQIIAVGVAPYQRIIPAFFMRRSHYQIYCVRDSADIDVLQNYANIYCLEQKNPKIALKVQSTGYLLKNYMFQGFLKNQRSQYTLLFYQTTKPIVDFLNAENIPWIGNDPKSFDPVLHKDTFRNLLKSLKLKHLEDWTLSVAEFRDKNFEEIFKRWGSSVVVQPGDYEISGGTMFIHSEQDLLLAKQTVISEKFEKVHTIKLTPFVTGNALSMLGCATEQGVLTSTLQLQLVDVPESLHGHPASGHFFGHDWGFHPWSSETEKKAQKIVETIGHWLYRRGYTGIFGIDFILDQEKNDLYPLECNPRFTGAIPVYSQLNLLTGVPPIDFFTLVSYLKIPVQFDFNAVNDAWKQPHNVAHIAIVPYGIETMKVNLACGIYTYHEKEKALEYLRPGAFLHELKNDREFIIIDPVPRLNQPIMQGVPRLFKFIFPHTIAEATNKIKPLYGEILSSMGNLLRH; encoded by the coding sequence ATGAACGATCTCACACATTCTTGGCGCAAATACGTCCGGAACCTGGATGACGTAATTGAACAGCTCCATCTGCAACAAATCATCGCTGTGGGAGTGGCGCCGTACCAGCGGATAATTCCGGCTTTTTTTATGCGCCGGTCCCATTACCAGATATATTGCGTCAGAGATTCGGCTGACATTGATGTGCTTCAAAACTACGCCAATATTTACTGTCTGGAACAGAAAAACCCCAAGATCGCCCTGAAAGTCCAATCCACCGGATATCTTCTTAAAAATTATATGTTCCAGGGGTTTCTTAAAAATCAGAGATCCCAATATACGCTGCTTTTTTATCAGACCACCAAACCGATCGTTGATTTTCTGAATGCCGAAAATATTCCCTGGATCGGCAATGATCCGAAATCCTTTGATCCGGTGCTTCACAAAGACACTTTCCGCAATCTTTTAAAATCTTTAAAACTCAAGCATCTCGAAGACTGGACGCTGTCCGTCGCGGAATTTCGGGATAAAAATTTTGAGGAAATTTTCAAACGCTGGGGGAGCAGCGTTGTCGTACAACCCGGGGACTATGAAATTTCAGGCGGCACGATGTTCATCCATTCCGAACAGGACCTCTTGCTGGCAAAACAAACGGTGATCTCCGAAAAATTTGAAAAAGTGCATACGATCAAACTTACTCCTTTCGTCACGGGCAATGCCTTAAGCATGCTCGGATGCGCCACGGAACAAGGCGTGCTGACTTCAACATTGCAGCTGCAATTAGTGGACGTTCCGGAATCGCTGCACGGGCATCCGGCCTCAGGGCATTTTTTCGGCCATGACTGGGGGTTCCATCCGTGGTCTTCGGAAACCGAAAAAAAAGCGCAAAAGATCGTTGAAACGATCGGCCATTGGCTGTACCGCCGGGGATATACAGGGATTTTTGGAATAGATTTTATCTTGGATCAGGAGAAAAACGACCTTTATCCCCTAGAGTGCAATCCCAGATTCACGGGCGCTATTCCCGTATATTCCCAGCTTAATTTATTGACAGGCGTTCCGCCTATAGATTTTTTTACCCTGGTATCTTATCTGAAAATACCGGTCCAGTTCGATTTCAACGCAGTCAACGACGCATGGAAACAACCGCACAATGTTGCCCATATTGCGATCGTGCCTTATGGCATCGAAACGATGAAGGTCAATCTTGCCTGCGGGATCTACACTTACCATGAAAAAGAAAAAGCATTGGAATATTTAAGACCCGGGGCTTTTTTGCACGAACTGAAAAATGATCGGGAATTTATTATCATCGACCCAGTCCCAAGATTGAATCAGCCGATAATGCAGGGCGTGCCCAGATTGTTTAAATTTATTTTTCCGCACACGATCGCGGAAGCAACGAATAAGATCAAGCCGCTCTACGGGGAGATACTAAGCTCCATGGGCAACCTGCTGCGGCATTGA
- a CDS encoding class F sortase, whose amino-acid sequence MRSKISFERSWLYISIAGVAFSSISLIVTFFLGAPQGSVASQSSQNLISGQSVESPDSEAGPGLPVRLKIPAINVDAAVVDLGLAADGAMDVPKAPSDVGWFQLGSRPGQTGSAVLDGHYGIWKNGDKSVFDNLYKLRSGDKLYIEDDTGTIMTFVVVGSKNYEPDADSSDIFGSTDGKAHLNLITCEGVWDEAQKSYSKRLIVFTDKETTN is encoded by the coding sequence ATGCGATCGAAAATCTCATTTGAACGGTCTTGGCTTTATATCAGCATTGCGGGAGTTGCCTTCTCTTCGATCTCTTTAATAGTTACTTTTTTTCTCGGCGCGCCGCAAGGCTCAGTTGCAAGCCAATCTTCCCAAAATCTGATCAGCGGACAGTCAGTTGAATCTCCCGATTCCGAAGCAGGCCCGGGACTTCCGGTTCGTCTCAAGATCCCTGCAATAAATGTTGATGCCGCAGTTGTAGATCTTGGCCTTGCTGCTGACGGAGCGATGGATGTACCGAAAGCGCCTTCAGACGTAGGATGGTTCCAACTCGGTTCCCGGCCGGGGCAAACAGGCAGCGCTGTTCTTGACGGCCATTATGGAATTTGGAAAAACGGGGACAAGTCTGTGTTTGATAATTTATATAAATTGCGCAGCGGTGATAAATTATACATCGAAGACGACACTGGAACGATTATGACTTTCGTTGTGGTTGGCAGCAAAAACTATGAACCGGACGCGGACTCATCGGATATTTTTGGCTCCACAGACGGAAAAGCCCACCTTAACCTGATCACCTGCGAAGGGGTTTGGGATGAAGCCCAGAAGAGTTACTCCAAACGGCTCATCGTATTTACCGATAAAGAAACTACTAATTAA
- a CDS encoding ice-binding family protein, whose translation MKIFNKNSILTLFVACLTLLALGFAEPMAAIAATTPNLGAATSYAILASTFTNTTAGTTVNGDIGFTTGAPVHPAGAQARYGNTPPYTTAGTDQGAALAALAAQSPCTTTWGGPIDLGTDVIHGTIGVYAPGIYCSGGAMNISATITLTGAGTYIFRAVGALTSSPGAIVALAGASPCDVFWTPTQATTLSANTTMIGTDIDAAGITVGSTTNWSGRLLAFGGTVTTDTDTINVPPTCAGTPPAGSNGPVVVPPLIDVLKVPNPLALPGGPGPVTYTYTATNIGTVPMTTVTMVGDTCSPIVLQSGDTNNNGALDVNETWVYTCTTTLAATHTNTVTATGYYLGQSTTHIASATVIVGAAIIPPLIHVVKTPNMFVTPSANGGLVTYTYNLTNPGTVALSNVTLTDNFCSGISGHTGDINADNLLDPTETWTYTCTSNLTATTTNTATATGTANGITATDVATATVVVPSLAPAAIVAPPLPAAGFAPEKKNTPWGIVIPTAGIFLGLFSSYLMRKKLTA comes from the coding sequence ATGAAAATATTCAATAAAAACTCTATTTTAACACTATTTGTAGCCTGTTTAACGCTCTTGGCCCTGGGTTTTGCCGAGCCAATGGCCGCAATCGCAGCAACTACGCCTAACCTTGGCGCTGCGACATCCTATGCTATTCTTGCCAGTACCTTTACTAACACAACCGCAGGAACCACAGTCAATGGCGATATCGGATTTACTACAGGAGCGCCCGTCCATCCTGCGGGAGCTCAGGCACGTTATGGCAATACCCCTCCATATACCACGGCAGGTACGGATCAAGGTGCAGCCTTAGCTGCTTTGGCTGCCCAATCACCGTGCACAACCACGTGGGGAGGTCCAATAGATCTTGGAACTGACGTTATTCATGGTACGATTGGAGTTTATGCTCCTGGAATATATTGCAGTGGAGGGGCAATGAATATATCGGCTACAATTACTCTTACAGGTGCTGGAACTTACATCTTCAGAGCTGTTGGCGCTCTTACTTCATCGCCCGGAGCGATTGTCGCACTCGCCGGAGCTTCACCATGCGATGTTTTTTGGACACCGACCCAGGCCACGACGCTTAGTGCTAATACTACAATGATTGGAACTGATATTGATGCTGCAGGTATTACTGTCGGCAGTACTACAAACTGGTCTGGAAGGCTTTTGGCATTTGGCGGAACAGTAACGACCGATACCGACACCATTAACGTACCACCGACATGCGCGGGTACGCCTCCAGCGGGTTCCAATGGCCCAGTTGTTGTTCCACCGCTTATTGATGTCTTGAAAGTACCAAATCCTTTGGCTCTGCCGGGAGGACCAGGGCCCGTAACTTATACTTACACTGCCACTAATATTGGAACCGTGCCCATGACCACAGTAACCATGGTTGGTGATACCTGCAGCCCGATAGTTCTGCAGTCAGGAGACACTAATAACAACGGCGCGCTGGATGTGAATGAAACCTGGGTCTACACCTGCACCACGACGCTTGCGGCCACGCACACGAACACTGTCACAGCGACCGGATATTATCTTGGCCAGAGCACAACCCATATTGCCAGCGCAACAGTGATTGTTGGCGCGGCAATTATTCCGCCCCTGATCCATGTGGTAAAAACACCAAACATGTTCGTCACTCCTTCAGCCAACGGCGGACTGGTCACATACACTTACAATTTAACCAATCCTGGCACTGTTGCTCTAAGCAACGTCACTCTGACCGATAACTTCTGCAGCGGCATCTCAGGGCATACCGGCGACATCAATGCCGATAATTTGCTTGATCCTACGGAAACCTGGACGTATACCTGCACCTCAAACCTGACCGCAACCACAACGAACACGGCAACAGCGACCGGAACTGCCAATGGCATTACCGCAACAGATGTCGCTACCGCTACAGTGGTTGTACCGAGCCTGGCTCCGGCTGCGATCGTAGCTCCGCCTTTGCCGGCAGCGGGATTTGCTCCGGAAAAGAAAAACACTCCTTGGGGCATCGTCATTCCGACAGCCGGGATCTTCCTCGGATTGTTCTCATCCTACTTGATGAGAAAAAAACTGACAGCTTAA
- a CDS encoding peptidoglycan-binding domain-containing protein: MAILVLAGGKKAAADTNSTNFDGFTLGDLNGQDGWTSGHGSSTCPLYDVAVVPNTAGFANFGTQSLRISNAITCGSFNDQTFSKSLADEAGETLAGSSAFSGGTRQPYFEAQWDFASTVPGSEQPGLSVVASPDRGDTMRMSWLQMQDTPAGLQLNFEDYQHSISNFVLTPIATGIDRTVPHTVKITMQFIDGAENDIVNVYLDGVLIHTGTSWEDYFRDFAGGIPFPVDSIMFRVAGTAAPATLGNGFLIDNFSSFSGPVPVPGGVPASASSGPVPVPPMIDVVKVPSPLALPAGPGPVIYNYTVRNIGTVPMTTVTLTDDSCSPLTLVSGDANNNGALDANETWVYTCTTTLTATQTNTVTATGFANGLSTTDTATATVVVGAPGLPNTGVVIPPLIHVTKIPSPMSLPVGGGMIAYSYTVTNPGIVALSNVNLIDNTCSPLSDPSGDANSNNLLDVSETWSYACRTNLKTTTTNTATATGTANGITATDSASVTVIVSVPGLSALPVVPGFPNTGTIQMNKTEANTIFRRSLGTGARGADVKALQTVLVQKGFLRIPAGVAYGFYGQLTRAAVKKYQANTGLPQVGVFGPLTRAKLISELGD; this comes from the coding sequence ATGGCCATTCTGGTCCTGGCGGGAGGGAAGAAAGCTGCTGCCGATACTAATAGTACGAATTTTGACGGTTTCACCCTTGGCGACTTAAATGGCCAGGATGGCTGGACCAGCGGACACGGGTCTTCGACCTGTCCTTTGTATGACGTAGCTGTGGTTCCCAATACCGCGGGCTTTGCAAATTTCGGAACCCAAAGCTTGCGCATTTCCAATGCCATTACCTGCGGCAGTTTTAACGACCAGACTTTTTCCAAATCTTTGGCGGATGAGGCAGGGGAAACATTGGCTGGCAGCAGCGCATTTTCCGGAGGAACACGCCAGCCGTATTTTGAAGCGCAATGGGATTTTGCTTCAACAGTCCCGGGAAGCGAACAGCCAGGCCTGTCCGTGGTCGCAAGCCCGGATCGCGGCGACACAATGCGAATGAGCTGGCTGCAGATGCAGGATACTCCCGCAGGCCTCCAGCTTAATTTTGAGGATTACCAGCACTCAATATCGAATTTTGTCCTCACTCCCATCGCCACCGGTATCGACAGAACGGTCCCGCACACGGTCAAAATAACGATGCAATTCATCGATGGGGCAGAAAACGATATTGTGAACGTCTACCTGGACGGCGTACTCATCCACACGGGAACGAGCTGGGAAGATTATTTCCGCGATTTTGCCGGCGGCATACCTTTCCCCGTCGATTCAATAATGTTCCGCGTTGCTGGCACAGCCGCCCCGGCGACCTTGGGCAATGGATTCTTGATCGATAATTTTTCTTCTTTCAGCGGACCGGTGCCCGTTCCCGGCGGCGTCCCTGCATCTGCAAGCTCCGGCCCGGTCCCGGTTCCGCCCATGATCGATGTCGTGAAAGTACCTAGCCCTCTCGCTCTGCCGGCAGGACCAGGGCCTGTAATCTACAACTATACGGTTCGCAATATCGGAACAGTCCCTATGACCACGGTAACTTTGACGGATGATTCTTGCAGCCCGTTAACCTTGGTTTCAGGCGATGCCAATAACAACGGCGCGCTCGATGCGAATGAAACTTGGGTCTACACCTGCACAACGACACTTACAGCGACCCAGACGAACACAGTCACGGCGACAGGATTCGCCAATGGGCTGAGCACCACTGATACCGCAACAGCAACAGTAGTTGTCGGCGCTCCGGGACTGCCGAATACAGGAGTCGTGATCCCGCCCTTAATTCATGTGACAAAAATTCCAAGTCCAATGTCACTGCCTGTTGGAGGAGGAATGATTGCCTACTCATATACAGTAACCAATCCGGGTATCGTCGCTTTGAGCAATGTGAATCTAATTGATAATACATGCAGTCCGCTCTCAGACCCTTCCGGTGATGCCAATAGCAATAATTTGCTTGATGTTTCGGAAACTTGGAGTTACGCCTGCAGGACAAATCTCAAAACTACCACAACGAACACGGCCACGGCTACCGGAACAGCCAATGGGATCACTGCGACAGATTCGGCTTCTGTTACTGTCATTGTGTCTGTTCCCGGCCTGTCCGCCCTCCCGGTTGTTCCCGGTTTTCCCAATACTGGAACCATTCAAATGAACAAAACTGAAGCGAATACTATTTTCCGCAGATCGCTCGGCACGGGCGCGCGCGGCGCGGATGTCAAAGCGCTTCAAACAGTTCTGGTGCAAAAAGGGTTTCTGCGAATTCCGGCTGGGGTTGCTTACGGGTTCTACGGTCAGCTAACGAGAGCGGCAGTCAAAAAATACCAGGCAAACACAGGATTGCCGCAGGTCGGTGTTTTCGGCCCGTTGACGCGCGCCAAACTCATTTCGGAGTTAGGGGATTAA
- a CDS encoding response regulator — MSAKKIALIEDDEILSKVLSTEFRDAGFEVFQAFDGIAGLELVKSKRPDVVMLDLILPKKPGLEVLEELKNSPDTKAIPVVILTLLGEDEDIKKGLGLGSDEYLIKSNQAVGDIVEKVKRFLAKNNQPEEKTPTT, encoded by the coding sequence ATGAGCGCAAAAAAAATAGCATTGATTGAAGACGATGAAATTCTGTCCAAAGTGCTTTCTACGGAATTCAGAGATGCCGGATTTGAGGTCTTTCAGGCATTTGATGGTATTGCCGGTCTGGAACTGGTGAAGTCCAAGCGCCCCGATGTAGTGATGCTTGATCTCATCCTTCCAAAAAAGCCGGGCCTGGAAGTGCTCGAGGAATTAAAAAATTCTCCTGACACGAAAGCCATCCCTGTGGTAATACTCACGCTACTTGGCGAAGACGAAGACATCAAAAAAGGCCTTGGACTGGGATCAGACGAATATCTGATCAAATCAAACCAGGCTGTAGGCGATATTGTCGAGAAAGTAAAAAGGTTTCTTGCAAAAAACAATCAGCCTGAAGAAAAAACACCAACAACGTAA
- a CDS encoding cupin domain-containing protein: MRPKISSKWPLLNIGIAGIAFLSIIIFFLTLGQRGMVLYTKPAPTAAVQTPKKMSYHTNIIKDTQANDYFRRVLFTGANSQLVIMSIPPGGEVGAETHKYTEQTLFFLSGTGEGELDGKKFPIKPGDVVVVVPGTEHNFTNTGTQDLKIYTVYAPPNHIDGRIHKTKADADADSADEAIGETPPVNK, from the coding sequence ATGCGACCAAAAATTTCGTCAAAATGGCCATTGTTGAACATCGGCATCGCAGGAATTGCTTTCTTATCAATAATTATTTTCTTTCTGACACTCGGTCAGCGCGGCATGGTATTATATACGAAACCAGCGCCTACGGCCGCCGTTCAGACCCCAAAAAAAATGAGCTACCATACAAACATCATCAAAGATACGCAAGCTAACGATTATTTCCGGCGCGTTCTGTTCACCGGTGCGAACAGCCAGCTGGTCATCATGAGCATTCCGCCAGGAGGCGAGGTCGGAGCGGAGACGCATAAGTACACCGAACAAACGCTGTTCTTCCTTTCGGGTACGGGCGAGGGCGAACTGGACGGTAAAAAATTCCCCATCAAACCCGGCGATGTCGTCGTCGTGGTCCCGGGGACGGAACATAATTTCACTAATACCGGCACGCAAGACCTCAAAATTTACACAGTCTATGCTCCTCCCAATCATATTGACGGCCGAATCCATAAAACTAAGGCTGACGCTGATGCCGACAGCGCAGACGAGGCAATCGGCGAAACTCCGCCCGTAAATAAATGA